A window of the Gossypium hirsutum isolate 1008001.06 chromosome A03, Gossypium_hirsutum_v2.1, whole genome shotgun sequence genome harbors these coding sequences:
- the LOC107888144 gene encoding uncharacterized protein, whose product MVLTNENKSMDEISVVLRRFGDEQSTLLDQFERLSFEVQLNQAILSRSLSEPSVAKRSQYCSQFQAPPPAVKPKGRKGRRGSGFNRVLKKLLKPILGRKGNAGKKPVADPQNPMSWKAFSRSLRL is encoded by the exons AtggttttaacaaatgaaaacaaAAGCATGGACGAAATATCAGTTGTTCTAAGAAGGTTCGGGGACGAACAGAGCACATTGCTGGACCAGTTTGAGAGGCTTTCCTTCGAGGTTCAGCTGAACCAAGCCATATTGAGTCGGAGCCTATCCGAGCCAAGCGTTGCTAAAAGGTCGCAGTACTGCTCACAGTTTCAAGCTCCGCCGCCAGCGGTGAAGCCAAAGGGGCGGAAAGGGCGACGTGGGTCTGGTTTCAACAGGGTCCTGAAGAAGTTGCTGAAACCAATCCTTGGTAGGAAAG GTAATGCTGGGAAGAAGCCTGTGGCTGACCCCCAAAATCCCATGTCTTGGAAAGCTTTCAGCAGATCTCTACGGCtctga